From Aquificota bacterium, one genomic window encodes:
- a CDS encoding CoA-binding protein, whose translation MSELHHPHNDDAFEVLRGAKVIAVVGISPDKERPSYYVSERVLSKGLHKVYFINPKYAGQEILGIKVLSSLEEVPESVDIVNVFRNPAHIEPIFEEALKIGAKCVWLQPGCENMEVIEKYKDKINIVWNACIGVEAGYL comes from the coding sequence ATGAGCGAACTACATCATCCACACAATGATGATGCCTTTGAGGTGTTGAGAGGTGCCAAAGTAATAGCTGTCGTTGGCATATCTCCAGATAAGGAAAGGCCTTCCTATTATGTAAGTGAGAGAGTTCTTTCCAAAGGTCTTCATAAGGTCTACTTTATAAACCCCAAGTATGCAGGCCAAGAGATACTCGGTATAAAGGTCCTTTCCTCCCTTGAGGAAGTGCCAGAGTCTGTGGATATAGTCAACGTATTTAGAAATCCTGCCCATATAGAACCCATCTTTGAAGAGGCTCTTAAAATAGGTGCCAAGTGCGTGTGGCTACAGCCCGGTTGTGAAAATATGGAAGTTATAGAAAAGTATAAAGACAAAATAAATATAGTCTGGAATGCGTGCATAGGCGTGGAGGCAGGATATCTTTAA
- the proB gene encoding glutamate 5-kinase → MLLVVKLGSNLIQTKDGDIDLAFLSRLAGEIKALREEGIKALLVSSGAVLCGVKKLGLKERPKELSLKQAVAGVGQAYLMHLYDMVFSNYGLTVGQALLTADIFREKEKLQNTKNALSSMISLGIVPVINENDTVAISELLFGDNDFLAVYTAYMMEARLIVIFSTAGGLLDEKERIVPFVEDIDSVMHLVKGVNSEFGTGGMLSKITATRIATKLGIPVVITGKEDSLFEIVKGKTKGTYFKASSKPLREGKKVLAMLEEPKGALYIDDGAYRAIKQGKSLLPAGILRVEGAFQRGDVVVLYNPMGFLVGKGKSNFSSEEIRKVLGSKGEEVKRKLKTNFEEVIHADKLVVF, encoded by the coding sequence ATGCTATTAGTAGTAAAGTTGGGGTCTAACCTTATACAGACTAAGGATGGGGACATAGACCTTGCCTTTCTTTCCAGACTTGCAGGGGAGATAAAAGCCTTGAGGGAAGAAGGTATAAAAGCTTTGTTGGTCTCTTCTGGTGCCGTGCTGTGTGGGGTAAAAAAGCTTGGGCTAAAAGAGAGACCAAAGGAGCTAAGCCTTAAACAGGCCGTGGCCGGTGTGGGTCAGGCTTACCTTATGCACCTCTATGATATGGTTTTTTCTAATTATGGCCTAACCGTTGGCCAAGCCTTGCTAACAGCAGACATATTCCGGGAAAAGGAAAAACTTCAAAATACAAAAAACGCTCTTAGTAGTATGATCTCTCTCGGTATAGTGCCTGTTATAAATGAGAACGATACTGTAGCCATATCAGAGCTTCTCTTTGGCGATAACGACTTTTTGGCCGTTTATACCGCATACATGATGGAGGCAAGGCTTATAGTTATATTCTCCACCGCAGGTGGCCTTTTGGATGAAAAGGAAAGGATAGTGCCTTTTGTGGAGGACATAGACAGCGTTATGCATCTTGTTAAGGGGGTGAATTCGGAGTTTGGCACAGGTGGCATGCTTAGTAAAATCACAGCCACACGCATAGCCACCAAGCTTGGCATTCCGGTGGTAATAACGGGTAAGGAAGACAGCCTCTTTGAGATAGTTAAAGGAAAAACTAAAGGAACTTACTTTAAGGCTTCTTCAAAGCCTTTGAGAGAAGGGAAAAAGGTCCTTGCCATGCTTGAAGAACCAAAGGGCGCACTATACATAGACGATGGTGCATACAGAGCCATAAAACAAGGTAAAAGCCTTTTGCCAGCAGGCATACTTAGAGTGGAAGGCGCCTTCCAAAGGGGTGATGTGGTGGTGCTTTACAATCCCATGGGCTTTTTGGTAGGGAAGGGAAAGAGCAACTTCTCCTCTGAAGAGATAAGAAAGGTTTTAGGGAGTAAGGGAGAAGAGGTAAAGAGAAAGCTAAAAACAAACTTTGAAGAGGTCATACATGCGGACAAGCTGGTGGTCTTTTAA